One window of the Runella slithyformis DSM 19594 genome contains the following:
- a CDS encoding SusD/RagB family nutrient-binding outer membrane lipoprotein, whose protein sequence is MKKYIAHFSVIVLVMLGSCTNDFEKINVNPVAPVDVQPELLFRKVLFDYADQMSYEGFVAGNLLGQLFTAIDFNLFDRHSLTEAQYGGNPWSFLYENLRDNEILLTKSRSNPAYAVYEGPALIYKAYLTGVLTDLYGDVPYSQSLKGKEGNVTPVYDAQRDIYLGKDGIIDNLTKAVSVITAYKGAQALQGDIIFGGNLSGWRKLANSLKFKYLLRVSAQENVAAELAKIYEAGDYIKLPSENAVYQFTASQPNNFRMSTARVGDFNLFIMSETVEEILTKLNDPRRQIFFRPTANNANVYKGLLNGPDASKLSISVGNYSFAGRIFREEAGKLKANFLTSFEVSFLMAEAAEKGFINADAKQLYDTGVARAFEYWGAALPDTYLKTAPAAYKLNGANPIEQIITQKWLANIINGYEGWIEYRRTGFPKLKTISASLNQNLVPVRLPYPTTEDALNNANFRAAAAKTNNNSVNSPVWWDK, encoded by the coding sequence ATGAAAAAATATATCGCTCATTTCTCAGTCATCGTGTTGGTGATGTTGGGAAGCTGCACCAATGATTTTGAAAAGATCAACGTCAACCCCGTGGCACCCGTAGACGTGCAGCCGGAGCTGTTGTTCCGTAAAGTGCTGTTTGATTACGCCGACCAAATGTCGTACGAAGGCTTCGTGGCTGGCAATCTGCTGGGCCAATTATTCACCGCCATTGATTTCAATCTATTTGACCGTCACAGCCTTACCGAAGCACAATACGGCGGAAATCCCTGGTCTTTTTTGTACGAAAATCTCCGTGATAATGAGATATTACTCACCAAATCCCGCTCCAACCCTGCCTATGCGGTGTACGAAGGCCCGGCCCTGATCTACAAAGCGTACCTGACGGGCGTGCTGACGGACCTATACGGCGATGTGCCTTACAGTCAGTCGTTGAAAGGAAAAGAAGGAAACGTAACGCCTGTGTACGATGCGCAGCGGGATATTTATTTGGGCAAAGACGGCATCATTGACAACCTCACGAAAGCCGTGAGCGTCATTACCGCCTACAAAGGCGCGCAGGCGTTGCAGGGCGATATTATTTTCGGAGGCAACCTATCGGGCTGGCGAAAGTTGGCCAATTCGCTGAAATTCAAATACCTGCTGCGGGTGTCGGCGCAGGAAAATGTGGCGGCCGAATTGGCGAAAATCTATGAAGCAGGAGATTACATTAAGTTGCCTTCCGAAAACGCGGTGTACCAATTTACGGCATCGCAGCCCAATAATTTCCGCATGTCCACCGCGCGCGTTGGTGACTTTAACCTCTTCATCATGTCAGAGACAGTTGAAGAGATATTGACCAAACTGAATGACCCGCGCAGGCAGATTTTCTTTCGACCTACGGCCAATAATGCCAACGTCTACAAAGGGTTACTCAACGGGCCGGATGCCTCCAAACTTTCTATATCGGTCGGCAATTATTCCTTTGCCGGGCGGATCTTTCGGGAAGAGGCCGGAAAGCTCAAAGCCAATTTTCTGACGAGTTTTGAAGTCAGTTTCCTGATGGCCGAAGCCGCCGAAAAAGGCTTTATCAACGCCGATGCCAAACAACTCTATGATACGGGCGTGGCCCGGGCGTTTGAGTATTGGGGAGCGGCATTGCCCGATACCTACCTCAAAACCGCCCCGGCGGCCTATAAGCTGAACGGGGCCAACCCCATAGAGCAGATCATTACGCAAAAATGGTTGGCCAACATCATCAACGGCTACGAAGGCTGGATCGAGTACCGCCGGACGGGTTTCCCCAAACTGAAAACCATCTCGGCCAGTTTAAATCAAAACCTGGTTCCGGTACGGTTGCCTTACCCTACCACCGAAGATGCCCTGAATAATGCTAATTTTAGAGCGGCGGCGGCCAAAACCAATAACAACAGTGTAAATTCGCCCGTTTGGTGGGATAAATAA
- a CDS encoding SusC/RagA family TonB-linked outer membrane protein, with amino-acid sequence MIIIYVQKFLRIFPLFLLWAGMGAFSAAAQKSITLTGKVLDAETALPLAGASVTGGSNTGTVTDANGAFEVQIPENTKKIKVSFVGFQAVEVSVVNQTNVTVYLAAGKLLEEVIITALGVERESKNLGFAVQQVDAREISKVKSANFLDNLAGRVAGVNITAGTTGVGSSTKISIRGESSFTNSNPLFVVDGIPINNNTIVNNVNDDAAGFQEVDFGNGAMDINPDDIDKVTVLKGPAAAALYGTRASNGVIIIKTKTGGNQKGIGVSFNSTNYAETAFKLPVFQNGYGVGNSGKFAFKDGLGGGVNDNITYSYGPKLDAGLLIPQFDSPVTLPDGRVVRGGDLAIHGGQPITPTPFVSHPNNVKDFYQTGYTRINNLAFTAGNDKNNARLSLTDLASQSIIPGVNLKRKTVSAAFTFSPTSSLKILSTLNYVNTGSKNRPATKYGSENTNYAMVGWLGRSTDINSLKEYWQPGLENVQQYSYNYTFFDNPYFTLLENRNAFNRDRLFGNVSLKYDFTKELSLTVRTGMDYQNEDRTFRRAFSSNRFKTGAYAEQKVFYREINSDFLANYAKTLRHFSVDISVGGNRMNRKANLEQIQTLSLAQPGVYSLANASSPLEYFQNADNKRINSFYGIAKFGFKNMLFVDITGRNDWSSALATAASVANTSFFYPSVSASFVVSNAVRLPEIVSFLKVRASFAQVGNDTGPFQTNGTFTSRTPVGGLPSFSDQNFIPNANLKPESITSVEVGADVRFFNDRLKLDITYFNSLNKNQILSLPIAVSSGYVQQNVNGGAVRSKGLEAIVDITPVRGRRFKWNALVNFTAYRNRVESLPERVKTITLAYNRVYDIVNQTVWYQVQEGGRMGDMWGTGYLKNANGDFVINKTGGYIADNTLKKLGNYNPDFMVGFNNNFTYKNINASFLVDWRQGGILVSRTLALAAVGGQLIETVDRPEAGIVAKGVVNTGTAESPVYQPNAVAVPAETYYRQYYDRNHEENNTYNASYVKLREVQLGYQLPAAVLGKYLQSLSVSLVARNVFALSDMRHFDPEQTSFQGQKFLSGVEDMSYPTARSLGIKLSLTF; translated from the coding sequence ATGATCATAATCTACGTACAAAAGTTCCTGCGGATATTTCCTCTTTTCCTGCTGTGGGCTGGCATGGGAGCCTTCTCGGCCGCCGCGCAGAAATCCATCACCCTGACCGGAAAGGTGTTGGATGCTGAAACGGCGCTGCCACTGGCGGGAGCTTCCGTAACCGGCGGCTCAAACACCGGCACGGTAACCGATGCCAACGGTGCTTTTGAAGTACAGATTCCTGAAAATACCAAAAAAATAAAGGTCTCTTTCGTAGGCTTTCAGGCGGTGGAAGTGAGCGTTGTTAACCAAACCAACGTGACCGTTTACCTGGCCGCAGGTAAGCTGCTGGAAGAGGTCATCATCACCGCGCTGGGGGTGGAGCGTGAATCCAAAAATCTGGGCTTTGCCGTGCAACAGGTAGATGCCCGGGAGATCAGTAAGGTCAAATCTGCGAATTTTTTGGATAATTTGGCCGGACGCGTGGCGGGCGTCAATATCACGGCCGGAACCACGGGCGTGGGCTCCTCGACCAAAATCAGCATTCGGGGTGAGTCGTCGTTTACCAATTCCAACCCTTTGTTTGTGGTAGATGGGATTCCCATCAACAACAATACTATCGTCAATAATGTCAATGACGATGCCGCCGGCTTTCAGGAAGTGGATTTCGGAAATGGAGCCATGGACATCAACCCTGACGATATCGACAAAGTGACGGTGCTCAAAGGCCCCGCTGCCGCTGCCCTGTACGGCACACGGGCGTCTAACGGGGTCATTATTATCAAAACCAAAACGGGCGGAAATCAGAAAGGCATCGGTGTGTCGTTTAACTCGACCAACTATGCCGAAACGGCCTTCAAACTCCCCGTTTTTCAAAATGGATATGGCGTGGGCAACAGTGGGAAATTTGCGTTTAAAGACGGTCTGGGCGGTGGCGTCAATGACAATATCACCTACAGTTACGGCCCGAAACTGGACGCCGGGCTTTTGATTCCGCAGTTTGACAGCCCCGTTACCTTGCCCGACGGGCGCGTGGTGCGCGGCGGCGATCTGGCGATTCACGGCGGACAGCCCATTACGCCGACGCCGTTTGTTTCACACCCCAACAATGTCAAAGATTTTTATCAAACGGGCTATACCCGCATCAATAATCTTGCCTTTACGGCAGGAAATGATAAAAACAATGCGCGCCTCTCATTAACTGATTTGGCCAGCCAATCCATTATTCCGGGCGTAAATCTGAAGCGCAAAACCGTTTCGGCCGCTTTTACTTTCAGCCCGACTTCGTCGTTGAAAATCCTGTCGACCCTCAATTACGTCAATACCGGCAGCAAAAATCGTCCTGCGACCAAATACGGTTCGGAAAATACCAACTACGCCATGGTAGGCTGGTTGGGGAGGTCTACGGATATCAACTCATTAAAAGAGTACTGGCAGCCGGGACTGGAAAATGTGCAGCAATATTCGTACAACTACACCTTTTTCGATAACCCCTATTTTACGCTCCTTGAAAACCGCAACGCGTTCAACCGCGACCGCCTGTTTGGAAATGTATCCTTGAAATACGACTTCACCAAAGAACTGTCGCTGACGGTACGGACGGGCATGGACTATCAAAACGAAGACCGGACGTTCAGGAGAGCGTTCAGTTCCAATCGTTTCAAAACGGGGGCGTATGCGGAACAAAAGGTGTTTTATCGGGAAATAAACTCCGATTTTTTGGCGAATTATGCCAAAACACTTCGTCATTTTTCCGTAGATATCTCCGTGGGCGGGAATCGAATGAACCGCAAAGCCAACCTGGAGCAGATACAGACCCTCTCACTGGCGCAGCCGGGCGTGTACTCATTGGCCAATGCCTCATCGCCGCTGGAATACTTTCAAAACGCCGATAATAAGCGCATTAACAGCTTCTACGGCATCGCCAAATTTGGCTTTAAGAATATGCTTTTTGTGGATATTACGGGCCGCAATGATTGGTCGAGCGCTTTGGCTACGGCTGCGTCGGTGGCCAATACGTCGTTTTTCTATCCGTCGGTTTCGGCGAGCTTTGTGGTGTCCAACGCAGTCAGATTACCCGAAATCGTTTCTTTTCTAAAAGTGAGAGCGAGTTTCGCGCAGGTGGGCAATGACACCGGTCCCTTCCAGACCAACGGTACCTTTACCTCGCGTACGCCCGTGGGCGGGTTGCCGAGTTTCAGTGACCAAAACTTTATTCCCAATGCCAATCTCAAGCCCGAGAGCATTACGTCCGTGGAGGTTGGAGCGGATGTACGGTTTTTCAACGATCGCCTGAAATTAGACATAACTTATTTTAACTCGCTGAATAAGAATCAGATTCTCTCCCTGCCGATTGCGGTGTCGTCGGGCTATGTGCAGCAAAACGTTAACGGCGGCGCGGTGCGGAGCAAAGGCCTGGAAGCCATCGTGGATATTACGCCGGTGCGCGGGCGGCGATTTAAGTGGAATGCGTTGGTCAATTTTACGGCCTACCGCAACCGCGTAGAGTCATTGCCTGAGCGGGTCAAGACCATTACATTGGCCTATAACCGCGTGTATGATATTGTCAATCAGACGGTTTGGTATCAGGTGCAGGAAGGCGGGCGCATGGGAGATATGTGGGGGACAGGTTACCTCAAAAATGCCAACGGTGATTTTGTCATTAACAAAACGGGCGGGTACATTGCAGATAACACCCTGAAAAAGCTGGGAAACTACAATCCTGATTTTATGGTGGGTTTCAATAACAACTTTACCTATAAAAACATCAATGCCTCGTTTTTGGTCGACTGGCGGCAGGGCGGAATCCTGGTATCGCGCACGCTGGCACTGGCGGCCGTGGGCGGACAATTGATCGAAACGGTCGACCGTCCTGAGGCGGGCATTGTGGCTAAAGGTGTGGTGAATACAGGCACGGCCGAAAGCCCCGTGTATCAACCCAATGCCGTGGCGGTGCCGGCCGAGACGTATTATCGTCAGTATTATGACCGTAACCATGAAGAAAATAATACCTACAATGCTTCGTACGTAAAACTTCGGGAAGTACAACTGGGGTACCAACTGCCCGCAGCAGTGTTGGGGAAATACCTTCAATCTCTGAGTGTTTCGTTGGTAGCGCGAAATGTGTTTGCCCTCAGCGATATGCGCCATTTTGACCCCGAGCAGACGTCTTTTCAGGGGCAGAAGTTTTTGTCGGGCGTGGAAGATATGAGTTATCCGACCGCGCGCAGTTTGGGTATTAAATTGAGTTTGACTTTCTAA
- a CDS encoding sterol desaturase family protein, protein METYGKILLIAMPVFLGLVLLEKLYGWVVKKQPLRTMDMLSSMSSGYTNIIKDVLGLSVSILTYGWMVEHWAVYPLKSTLATYIVAFVALDLAGYWVHRLSHEINFFWNKHAIHHSSEEFDLACALRQSISSFVSLFTIFLLPAALLGVSPGVIAVVAPLHLFAQFWYHTVYIGKMGFLEHIIVTPSHHRVHHAINPEYLDKNHGQIFIIWDKLFGTFQEELPHVPPVYGITRPAQTWNPIKINFQHLWLLIRDAYRTESWRDKLRIWFMPTGWRPADVEASHPVPKIDDPYNFQKYTTKASGALLVWTWFQFLFTFALINYFFLNIAKIGTPNIFIYGGFIFLSVFAYTELMDRNPYAWAWEGLKNGIGLWLIYATDWFGIGQALPWITLVLSTYFVLATLITGLFVWFDIRKDQVVHSEKEWATA, encoded by the coding sequence ATGGAAACCTACGGAAAAATTCTGCTCATTGCCATGCCCGTTTTTTTAGGACTGGTCTTACTGGAAAAGCTCTACGGATGGGTCGTTAAAAAGCAGCCTTTACGCACCATGGACATGCTTTCGAGCATGAGTTCGGGCTATACCAATATCATTAAGGATGTGCTGGGTCTGAGTGTCTCCATTCTGACCTACGGGTGGATGGTGGAACATTGGGCCGTTTATCCTCTCAAATCAACCTTGGCTACCTATATTGTGGCGTTCGTGGCCTTGGATCTGGCGGGCTATTGGGTGCACCGTTTGAGTCATGAGATCAACTTTTTTTGGAACAAACACGCCATTCACCACAGCAGCGAAGAGTTTGATCTGGCCTGTGCTCTGCGCCAAAGTATTTCTTCGTTTGTGAGTTTATTTACCATTTTCCTGCTTCCGGCGGCCTTATTGGGCGTTTCGCCCGGGGTCATTGCCGTTGTGGCACCTTTGCATCTTTTTGCTCAATTCTGGTATCATACCGTTTACATCGGCAAAATGGGCTTCCTCGAACACATCATCGTGACGCCTTCGCACCACCGTGTGCACCATGCCATCAATCCCGAGTACCTGGACAAAAACCACGGACAGATCTTTATCATTTGGGACAAACTCTTCGGAACATTTCAGGAAGAACTTCCGCACGTACCGCCCGTGTACGGCATTACGCGCCCGGCCCAAACGTGGAACCCCATCAAGATCAATTTTCAACACCTGTGGCTGCTCATCCGGGATGCGTATCGTACTGAGAGTTGGCGGGATAAACTGCGGATATGGTTCATGCCCACGGGCTGGCGTCCGGCCGATGTAGAGGCCAGCCATCCCGTACCCAAAATCGACGACCCGTACAATTTTCAAAAATATACCACCAAAGCCTCCGGTGCGCTTTTGGTTTGGACGTGGTTTCAGTTTTTGTTTACGTTTGCGCTTATCAACTACTTCTTTTTAAATATTGCCAAGATAGGCACGCCCAACATTTTCATTTACGGCGGTTTTATTTTCCTCTCTGTGTTTGCCTATACCGAACTCATGGATCGTAACCCTTACGCATGGGCGTGGGAAGGGCTCAAAAACGGCATCGGCCTTTGGTTGATCTACGCAACGGATTGGTTTGGCATCGGTCAGGCATTGCCATGGATCACGCTCGTGCTCAGTACGTATTTTGTGCTTGCTACCCTTATCACCGGACTGTTTGTTTGGTTCGATATTCGCAAAGATCAGGTCGTTCACTCCGAAAAAGAATGGGCAACTGCCTGA
- a CDS encoding trypsin-like serine peptidase: MDRLRVEDSGLIPYRYICLLEIFRVDFEGNPLSYVSRSTGFLIDKNVIVTAGHSLNQTESRISHFKVYPFINAVLPPHIYRVDIPVSTFQIHTIPEYKNPHCYVKDDYGAVVFETDAVYQQMGGHFDWNENYLLAENLAEHSPIHMAGYPIDKADFELWREEGRVIEITKHCLIHSFTTTQRNSGSPIWVEHQGKFMIVGIHVSGNSASCGYRPENREFGCGVLLRKSIFDKISGWIPSRNESFSERSFKHSSSTFG; the protein is encoded by the coding sequence ATGGATCGTTTACGGGTAGAAGATTCGGGACTTATTCCCTACCGGTATATATGCCTTTTGGAAATTTTCAGGGTTGACTTTGAAGGTAACCCGCTTTCGTACGTCAGCCGCTCGACGGGCTTTTTAATCGATAAAAATGTCATAGTCACGGCCGGACACTCCCTGAATCAAACGGAATCACGCATCAGTCATTTTAAGGTGTATCCGTTCATTAATGCGGTATTGCCGCCTCACATTTATCGGGTAGACATTCCTGTCTCCACCTTTCAAATTCATACCATTCCGGAGTATAAGAATCCTCACTGCTATGTCAAGGATGATTACGGGGCAGTTGTCTTTGAGACCGATGCCGTATATCAACAGATGGGAGGGCATTTTGACTGGAATGAAAATTACCTGCTCGCCGAAAATTTAGCGGAGCACTCCCCCATCCACATGGCCGGCTACCCCATTGACAAAGCTGATTTTGAGCTATGGCGGGAAGAAGGCAGGGTCATTGAGATCACCAAACACTGTCTGATTCATTCTTTTACGACCACCCAACGAAACAGCGGTTCGCCTATTTGGGTAGAGCATCAGGGGAAATTCATGATCGTGGGCATTCACGTATCGGGCAATTCCGCCTCCTGCGGCTATCGGCCCGAAAACCGAGAATTTGGCTGCGGTGTGTTGCTTCGAAAAAGCATATTCGATAAAATTTCAGGATGGATCCCTTCCCGAAATGAGTCTTTTTCAGAACGTTCTTTTAAACACTCTTCCTCTACATTTGGTTGA
- a CDS encoding SDR family NAD(P)-dependent oxidoreductase → MSFQGKNILIVGASSGIGYAIAKTLENEGATLFTASRTAPENLTNQHIVWDVTQPATGLFDTLPDTLHGIVYAPGTISLKPFQRFSTTDFQSDFQINVLGAVAVLQANLNRLRKANGASIVLFSTVAVQTGMGFHASIAASKGAIEGLTRSLAAEFAPTKIRCNALAPSLTDTPLAGSLLANDEKREASAKRHPLGRVGTPQDIASAARWLLSDEGSWVTGQVIGIDGGIGKLK, encoded by the coding sequence ATGTCATTTCAGGGAAAGAATATTTTGATTGTTGGGGCAAGCTCGGGAATAGGGTATGCCATTGCCAAAACATTGGAAAATGAAGGAGCCACGCTCTTTACCGCTTCGCGAACAGCTCCCGAGAATCTTACAAATCAGCACATTGTGTGGGATGTGACCCAACCGGCTACCGGTCTCTTTGATACTTTGCCCGATACCCTGCACGGAATTGTCTATGCGCCGGGTACGATCTCGCTCAAGCCTTTTCAGCGTTTTTCCACAACCGATTTTCAATCGGATTTTCAAATCAACGTTTTAGGAGCAGTGGCCGTTTTGCAGGCCAACCTTAATAGGCTGCGCAAGGCAAACGGTGCATCCATTGTGCTGTTCAGTACGGTAGCGGTGCAGACCGGGATGGGGTTTCATGCGTCGATTGCAGCATCCAAAGGAGCGATTGAAGGCTTGACGCGCTCATTGGCGGCGGAGTTTGCTCCGACCAAAATTCGCTGCAACGCATTGGCTCCGTCGCTGACGGATACGCCTTTGGCGGGGAGCTTATTGGCCAATGATGAAAAGAGAGAGGCATCAGCCAAGCGGCACCCGCTCGGACGTGTAGGTACGCCGCAAGACATAGCATCGGCGGCCAGGTGGCTGCTTTCCGACGAGGGAAGCTGGGTAACGGGGCAGGTGATCGGGATAGACGGAGGCATCGGGAAGTTGAAATAA
- a CDS encoding LolA family protein, with amino-acid sequence MRNFLVIAVLFVSSLLQAQNDKRATAILDAMSSKYKTMTSFRVAFTYTNEGSKETLKGDATVKGTKFRLKMAGQEIFNDGKVMTTYIKESNEATVNNYDPKEVGDIDPTKVYTIYKKGYKYVFIEEVTESGRVYEVVELSPEKKESKVSKVQIKVDKKDKSVRSWKVIQRSGQRLTFKVDKLTPNVKVEDKFFAFDPALYKGVEVIDLR; translated from the coding sequence ATGAGAAACTTTTTGGTAATAGCGGTGCTTTTTGTGAGTTCGCTCCTTCAAGCCCAAAATGACAAACGCGCCACCGCCATTCTGGATGCGATGAGCAGTAAGTACAAAACAATGACCTCGTTCAGGGTAGCTTTTACCTACACCAATGAAGGCTCCAAAGAAACCCTGAAAGGGGATGCGACCGTCAAAGGAACAAAGTTTCGTTTGAAGATGGCGGGGCAGGAAATTTTCAACGATGGCAAGGTAATGACCACTTACATCAAAGAAAGTAATGAAGCCACCGTGAATAACTACGACCCCAAAGAAGTAGGGGATATTGACCCCACTAAGGTGTATACCATTTACAAAAAAGGTTACAAATACGTGTTCATCGAAGAAGTAACCGAAAGCGGACGTGTCTATGAAGTGGTCGAACTGTCGCCCGAAAAGAAAGAAAGCAAAGTGTCCAAAGTTCAGATAAAAGTGGACAAGAAAGACAAATCCGTCAGAAGCTGGAAAGTAATTCAACGCAGCGGACAGCGTCTGACGTTTAAAGTGGATAAACTTACGCCTAATGTGAAAGTGGAAGATAAATTCTTCGCATTTGACCCCGCCCTATACAAAGGGGTGGAAGTCATTGACCTTCGCTGA